From one Melospiza melodia melodia isolate bMelMel2 chromosome 4, bMelMel2.pri, whole genome shotgun sequence genomic stretch:
- the SLC5A8 gene encoding sodium-coupled monocarboxylate transporter 1 has protein sequence MGRFTVWDYVVFAAMLLISAIIGIYYAFVGGGQKTSKDFLMAGRSMSALPVALSLTASFMSAVTVLGTPAEIYRYGAIFCIFAITYGLVVLCSAEIFLPVFYKLGITSTYEYLELRFNKYLRLCGTVLFIIQTTLYTGIVIYAPALALNQVTGFDLWGAVVATGVVCTFYCTLGGLKAVVWTDVFQVGIMVAGFSSVIIRAVVVQEGIGRIVNDSYHGGRLNFWDFDPNPLQRHTFWTIVIGGTFTWTGIYGVNQSQVQRYIACKNRFHAKLSLYINLVGLWAILVCATLCGLALYSIYKDCDPWTAKQVSALDQLMPYLVLDIMRDFPGVPGLFVASAYSGTLSTVSSSINALAAVTVEDLIKPYFKSLSEKKLSWISMGMSLFYGGVCIAMAAVASLLGALLQAALSIFGMVGGPLLGLFALGILCPCANGIGAFVGLVSGFIISLWVGIGSQIYPPLPVRTKPLHLSTVGCNISLGNLTSTEIPLTTVFSTPGAERPALADNWYSLSYLYFSTLGTLVTVAVGIIISLLTGGLKQNTDPKFLLTKEDFLSNFSGSETEQPEKVEVLNWKPFTMANEGTDNPAFSHIEMDVASDKNKVNGLHI, from the exons ATGGGGCGCTTCACCGTGTGGGACTATGTGGTCTTTGCGGCTATGCTGCTCATCTCGGCCATCATTGGCATCTACTACGCCTTCGTGGGAGGAGGGCAGAAGACATCAAAGGACTTCCTCATGGCAGGCCGCAGCATGAGTGCCCTCCCGGTGGCACTGTCCCTCACCGCCAGCTTCATGTCAGCCGTCACGGTGCTGGGCACCCCCGCTGAGATCTATCGCTATGGTGCCATCTTCTGCATCTTTGCCATCACCTACGGCCTGGTGGTGCTGTGCAGTGCTGAGATCTTCCTGCCTGTCTTCTACAAGCTGGGCATTACCAGCACCTATGAG TATTTAGAACTTCGGTTTAATAAATATCTACGCCTCTGTGGAACGGTCCTTTTCATAATACAAACG ACTTTATACACTGGTATTGTCATTTATGCTCCAGCTTTAGCACTAAATCAAG TCACTGGCTTTGACTTGTGGGGCGCAGTGGTGGCGACTGGTGTGGTCTGCACATTCTACTGCACACTG GGTGGTCTGAAGGCAGTGGTGTGGACAGATGTTTTCCAGGTTGGAATCATGGTTGCTGGATTTTCATCTGTGATTATACGAGCTGTGGTGGTTCAGGAGGGAATTGGACGCATTGTGAATGATTCCTACCATGGAGGAAGATTAAACTTCTGGGA CTTTGATCCCAATCCTTTGCAAAGGCACACCTTCTGGACGATTGTTATAGGGGGGACTTTCACGTGGACTGGTATATACGGGGTTAACCAGTCTCAAGTCCAGAGATACATCGCATGCAAAAACAGATTCCACGCAAAATT GTCCCTCTACATCAACCTGGTGGGACTCTGGGCAATCCTGGTCTGTGCCACACTGTGTGGGCTGGCCCTCTACTCCATCTACAAAGACTGTGACCCATGGACGGCCAAACAGGTGTCAGCACTAGACCAG CTAATGCCATACCTAGTGCTGGATATCATGCGTGATTTCCCAGGAGTGCCGGGACTTTTTGTGGCTAGTGCCTACAGTGGGACATTAAG TACGGTGTCCTCCAGCATCAATGCTCTGGCTGCTGTGACTGTTGAAGACCTCATTAAGCCCTACTTCAAATCTCTCTCTGAAAAGAAGCTGTCATGGATTTCCATGGGGATGA GCCTCTTTTATGGTGGAGTCTGCATTGCTATGGCTGCGGTGGCATCTCTTCTGGGAGCCTTGTTGCAG GCAGCGCTCAGCATTTTTGGCATGGTTGGTGGCCCCCTTTTAGGACTGTTTGCTTTGGGAATCCTCTGCCCCTGTGCAAATGGAATC ggagcaTTTGTAGGTCTTGTCAGTGGTTTCATTATTTCACTTTGGGTTGGAATTGGATCTCAGATTTATCCTCCACTTCCAGTGAGAACCAAGCCACTCCATCTCTCAACTGTGGGATGTAATATATCCTTAGGAAATTTAACATCAACAGAAATTCCATTAACAACGGTTTTCAGTACACCAGGTGCAGAAAG GCCTGCCCTGGCAGACAACTGGTATTCCTTGTCTTATCTCTACTTCagcacacttgggacactcgtcaCTGTAGCTGTGGGAATAATTATAAGCCTCTTAACAG GAGGACTAAAGCAGAACACAGATCCTAAATTCCTGCTGACCAAGGAAGATTTCCTGTCCAACTTCTCAGGGTCTGAAACTGAGCAA CCAGAGAAAGTGGAAGTGTTGAACTGGAAACCATTTACCATGGCAAATGAAGGAACTGACAACCCTGCCTTTAGCCACATTGAAATGGATGTTGCAAGTGACAAGAATAAAGTCAATGGTCTTCACATATGA